The Meleagris gallopavo isolate NT-WF06-2002-E0010 breed Aviagen turkey brand Nicholas breeding stock unplaced genomic scaffold, Turkey_5.1 ChrUn_random_7180001899254, whole genome shotgun sequence nucleotide sequence CCATAGGGCAGCCATACGGGGCTCACCTGGCTCGTGGATCATGTAGTGCACCcagccctggctctgctgcaCGCCCAGGTTCCGCCACTCCGACTCGGACATCAGGTGGGTTTTGGGCACCAGCTTGGCGATGTCTTTGGGCAGCATCACATGCCTGCGGCCGAGAGGGGCTGCTCAGCCAGGGCCACTGTCC carries:
- the CKS1B gene encoding cyclin-dependent kinases regulatory subunit 1, encoding PLGRRHVMLPKDIAKLVPKTHLMSESEWRNLGVQQSQGWVHYMIHEPEPHILLFRRPLPKKPEK